From one Thermoplasmatales archaeon genomic stretch:
- a CDS encoding radical SAM protein, whose translation MKIVSRIGNEENAFIYTAMLRENHLVEFVDAVEPGTHREKKWCIIVSTQFGCPVNCKICDAGGKFLGNLTSNEILSQIRFVLNSRNYLKTEKLKVHFARMGEPLLNPNVLDALVLLREEIKDNSLIPCIATVAPKSSKKTLYKIADIKDEFYKNGKFQMQFSINTTDEKIRDEIMPIPKMSFEEIADFGEIYWKKGDRKINLNFAMAKEFPVDAKIISKYFNPDKFLIKITPLNPTENVIKHGFHTLISYEKTEKPKIFDELIEEGFDVILSIGTKEEIEIGSNCGQSVKKLSMINF comes from the coding sequence ATGAAAATAGTATCAAGAATAGGTAATGAAGAAAATGCTTTTATATATACCGCTATGTTAAGAGAAAATCATCTTGTTGAATTCGTTGATGCTGTAGAACCCGGCACTCATAGAGAGAAAAAATGGTGCATCATAGTTTCAACTCAGTTTGGATGTCCTGTAAATTGCAAGATTTGTGATGCTGGTGGGAAGTTCTTGGGGAATCTTACATCGAATGAAATTCTCTCGCAAATAAGATTTGTTTTAAACTCAAGAAATTATTTAAAAACAGAAAAATTGAAAGTCCATTTTGCAAGAATGGGGGAGCCACTTTTAAATCCAAATGTTTTAGATGCATTGGTCTTACTCAGAGAGGAGATAAAAGACAATTCTCTGATTCCATGCATTGCAACAGTTGCACCAAAATCAAGCAAGAAAACTCTTTACAAAATTGCAGATATTAAAGATGAATTTTATAAAAATGGGAAATTTCAGATGCAATTTTCGATAAATACTACTGATGAAAAAATAAGAGATGAAATTATGCCTATTCCAAAAATGAGCTTTGAAGAAATTGCAGATTTTGGAGAAATTTACTGGAAAAAAGGAGATAGAAAAATAAATCTTAATTTTGCGATGGCAAAAGAATTTCCTGTAGATGCTAAAATTATATCTAAATATTTCAATCCAGATAAATTTTTGATAAAAATTACTCCTTTAAATCCAACAGAAAATGTCATAAAGCACGGGTTCCATACTTTAATTTCTTATGAAAAAACAGAAAAACCAAAAATTTTTGATGAACTTATTGAGGAGGGATTTGATGTAATATTAAGTATAGGTACAAAGGAGGAGATAGAAATAGGGAGCAATTGCGGTCAATCTGTTAAAAAATTATCAATGATAAATTTTTAA
- a CDS encoding NAD(P)/FAD-dependent oxidoreductase: MKNLFDCIVVGGGPAGCAAAIHLKRSGFDVLVIEKEKIGGSLIDANIIENIPGFPDGIRGCILAKKFEEHLLQNGVKFIFDEVLKIKIGEENFNVICKEKRYKSRSLIVAIGLVNVGKKSKNIYTRARDLNDYDKKVIAILGLGDAAFDAALRFSSASRIYLIGRKIKAIEDIVKKVKKMKNVEIFECNNAKIIKKNDKILIKILPNDKIIEVDKILICYGKRRDKSILPKNIRVRKNSTEVYPGLFIAGDFAMPETRYIPIALATGIMAAQGVIKYLRGEK, encoded by the coding sequence ATGAAAAATCTTTTTGATTGCATAGTTGTGGGCGGCGGGCCAGCGGGATGCGCGGCAGCAATTCATCTTAAAAGAAGTGGTTTTGATGTGCTGGTGATTGAAAAGGAGAAAATAGGTGGCTCACTAATTGATGCAAACATAATAGAAAATATTCCAGGTTTTCCTGATGGAATAAGGGGTTGTATCCTTGCTAAAAAATTTGAAGAGCATTTATTGCAAAATGGGGTAAAATTTATTTTCGATGAGGTTCTAAAAATTAAAATTGGAGAAGAAAACTTCAATGTAATATGTAAGGAAAAAAGATATAAATCAAGAAGTTTAATTGTGGCTATAGGATTAGTAAATGTAGGAAAAAAGAGCAAAAATATCTATACAAGAGCAAGAGATTTGAATGATTATGATAAAAAAGTTATTGCAATTCTTGGATTGGGGGACGCTGCTTTTGATGCTGCTTTAAGATTTTCATCAGCATCGAGAATATATCTTATAGGGAGAAAGATAAAAGCAATTGAAGATATTGTTAAAAAAGTCAAGAAAATGAAGAATGTTGAGATTTTTGAATGCAATAATGCTAAGATAATAAAGAAAAATGATAAAATATTAATTAAAATTTTACCAAATGATAAGATAATTGAGGTGGATAAAATACTAATATGTTATGGGAAAAGGAGGGATAAATCAATTCTTCCAAAAAATATTAGAGTGAGGAAAAATTCAACCGAAGTTTATCCTGGATTATTTATTGCGGGTGATTTTGCAATGCCAGAAACAAGATATATACCAATTGCATTAGCAACAGGAATTATGGCGGCGCAGGGCGTGATAAAATATTTAAGGGGTGAAAAATGA
- a CDS encoding isochorismatase family protein: MKERYMGNKKTWLEKLRNTRGRKNVNIDIEKAALLIIDMQNYFLDVKSHAYVPAGEEIIENVINLTDLFGKNIVKTKHIDSRERNNCMLKWWGKLIDKSFAEIDPRITREGIIVEKSRYSAFWNTNLNDILKKWNIERVYISGLLTNLCCESTARDAFCHNYDVYFICDATATYKEEYHFATLLNLSHGFAKIVTTEEVQNEKSF, translated from the coding sequence ATGAAAGAAAGATATATGGGAAATAAAAAAACATGGCTTGAAAAATTAAGGAATACAAGGGGAAGAAAGAATGTAAATATTGATATAGAAAAAGCCGCTTTGCTTATAATAGATATGCAAAACTATTTTTTGGATGTAAAATCACATGCATATGTGCCGGCGGGCGAGGAAATTATTGAAAATGTTATAAATTTGACTGATTTATTCGGTAAAAATATAGTTAAAACAAAGCATATTGATTCAAGAGAGAGGAATAACTGCATGCTTAAGTGGTGGGGGAAATTGATAGATAAGAGTTTTGCGGAAATAGACCCGAGAATAACTAGGGAAGGAATTATAGTTGAAAAGAGCAGATATTCAGCTTTCTGGAATACAAATTTAAATGATATCCTAAAAAAATGGAATATTGAAAGAGTTTATATTTCAGGCCTTCTAACAAATTTATGTTGCGAGAGCACAGCAAGAGATGCATTCTGCCATAACTACGATGTTTATTTTATCTGTGATGCAACAGCCACATATAAAGAGGAATATCATTTTGCAACATTGCTGAATCTTTCGCACGGTTTCGCAAAAATTGTTACGACTGAGGAAGTGCAAAATGAAAAATCTTTTTGA